From a region of the Nyctibius grandis isolate bNycGra1 chromosome 12, bNycGra1.pri, whole genome shotgun sequence genome:
- the UTP4 gene encoding U3 small nucleolar RNA-associated protein 4 homolog has translation MGEFEVHRVRFFGLVPAGVRCLACPPRGGRLALARTDGAVEIYNFAANYFQEKVIPGHEARSVEALCWAAGERLFGAGLGGAITEYDLAGLRAAHSVDGGGGPIWSMAANGSGTQLAIGCEDGSVKLFQVVPGGIQFERNLDRRKGRILCLSWHPSDTHIAAGSIGALRVFDVCSGQTVQRIMVNYHMRKANRECVVWGIAFLASGAVVTADSFGRVQFWDWQRGTLQESHTVSTSAVLSLAVSEKEDSIVVGTSTGATYQFQLLPVRMGGLEKRWVRTKPFQHHTHDVRAVAHSSTALISGGLDAQLVIRPLMEKMQKKGYEAALRKFTFPHRRLVSCARKARLLLFQFSQHLELWRLGSTNETGKDGEVLPLRRVPEHLVQLKSKGPEHIYCSCVSPCGSWVAYSTASRFHLYRVRYQGDSVSVTKVPKVPKLLLPAYQLQFSADSRSLFVASARGSVHVLQLPEPGGCKLLHTLRPPSGCPEAVYLLAASADGQWVAAVGGDWVIHIYNLKCFKHHCTVPTYSCAVTALAIHPLTNNLVIAYSDQQLFEFSIPEKQYTAWSRTVQSCGLHRAWLERDSPITHITFNPKNPSHILLHDVYMFCVLDKSLPLPDDSALLTNQSTLKQLPETARQRQLHAFKICKKFQPLLFADLLDENCLVMVERPIMDVKTQLPLPVQQKKFGT, from the exons AAGCGCTGTGCTGGGCGGCGGGCGAGCGGCTCTTCGGGGCCGGCCTCGGCGGGGCCATCACCGAGTACGACCTGGCCGGGCTGCGCGCAGCCCACTCCGTGGACGGCGGCGGGGGGCCCATCTGGAGCATGGCGGCCAACGGCAGCGGCACGCAGCTGGCG ATCGGCTGCGAGGACGGCTCCGTTAAGCTCTTCCAAGTCGTGCCCGGGGGGATCCAGTTCGAGCGGAACCTGGACAGGCGGAAAG GCCGCATCCTGTGCCTCTCCTGGCACCCGTCAGACACTCACATAGCGGCCGGCTCCATCGGTGCCCTCCGCGTGTTCGACGTCTGTTCAG GCCAGACGGTGCAGAGGATCATGGTGAACTACCACATGCGGAAGGCGAACCGCGAGTGCGTCGTGTGGGGCATCGCCTTCCTCGCCAGCGGCGCCGTCGTCACCGCGGACTCCTTCGGGAGGGTGCAGTTCTGGGACTGGCAGCGGGGCACGCTGCAGGAGTCCCACACCGTCAGCACCTCGGCCGTCCTCTCGCTGGCCGTGTCGGAG AAGGAGGACAGCATCGTCGTGGGCACCTCCACCGGGGCCACCTACCAGTTCCAGCTGCTGCCCGTGAGGATGGGCGGCCTGGAGAAGCGCTGGGTGCGGACGAAGCCCTTCCAGCACCACACGCACGACGTGCGTGCCGTGGCGCACAGCTCGACGGCGCTCATCTCCGGGG GCCTGGACGCCCAGCTGGTGATCCGCCCGCTGATGGAGAAGATGCAGAAGAAGGGCTACGAGGCAGCGCTCCGCAAGTTCACCTTCCCCCAC CGCCGCCTCGTCTCCTGCGCCAGGAAAGCCCGGCTGCTCCTCTTCCAGTTCTCCCAGCACCTGGAGCTCTGGAGACTTGGCTCTACCAACGAGACCG GAAAGGACGGCGAGGTCCTGCCCCTGCGCCGCGTGCCCGAGCACCTCGTGCAGCTCAAGAGCAAG GGTCCGGAGCACATCTACTGCAGCTGCGTCTCGCCCTGCGGCAGCTGGGTCGCCTACTCCACGGCCTCCCGCTTCCACCTCTACCGAGTGCGGTACCAGGGTGACAGCGTCAGCGTCACGAAG GTCCCCAAGGTCCCCAAGCTGCTGCTCCCGGCCTACCAGCTCCAGTTCTCCGCCGACTCCCGCAGCCTCTTCGTCGCCTCCGCTCGAGGCTCTGTCCACGTCCTCCAGCTGCCGGAGCCGGGGGGCTGCAAACTCCTGCACACGCTTCGGCCGCCCTCag GGTGCCCCGAGGCCGTTTACCTGCTGGCGGCGAGCGCCGACGGGCAGTGGGTGGCCGCGGTCGGCGGGGACTGGGTGATCCACATCTACAACCTGAAATGCTTCAAG CACCACTGCACGGTGCCCACCTACAGCTGCGCGGTGACGGCCCTCGCCATCCACCCCCTCACCAACAACCTCGTCATTGCCTACTCAGACCAGCAG CTGTTCGAGTTCAGCATCCCCGAGAAGCAGTACACGGCCTGGAGCCGCACGGTGCAGAGCTGCGGGCTGCACCGGGCCTGGCTGGAGAGGGACTCGCCCATCACCCACATCACCTTCAACCCCAAGAACCCCTCGCACATCCTGCTCCACGACGTCTACATGTTCTGCGTCCTCGACAAGTCCCTG CCCTTGCCGGACGACAGTGCCCTCCTGACGAACCAGAGCACCCTGAAGCAGCTCCCAGAGACGGCCAGGCAGCGGCAGCTCCACGCCTTCAAGATCTGCAAGAAGTTCCAG cccctgctctTCGCGGACCTGCTGGACGAGAACTGCCTGGTGATGGTGGAGCGGCCCATCATGGACGTCAAGACCCAGCTGCCCCTGCCCGTCCAACAGAAGAAATTCGGCACCTGA
- the SNTB2 gene encoding beta-2-syntrophin isoform X2 encodes MAVWTRACKTGLLELLLRDRWVRVGAELNGETLSLTAEPGGGETAAVNGVVNGNGEAAAATGCVRRVRVVKAEAGGLGISIKGGRENRMPVLISRIFPGLAAERSGALRLGDAILAVNGVDLRDATHDQAVQALKRAGREVILEVKFMREVTPYIKKPSLVSDLPWEGAAPQSPSLSGSEDSGSPQHQGPRDRKVIPLKMCFAARNLSMPDLENRLIELHSPDSRNTLILRCKDTATAHAWFTALHANIAALLPQVLAELNAALGTGGAAAGGREVKHIAWLAEQARLDGGRQQWRPVLMAVTEKDLLLYDGMPWTRDAWASPCHSYPLVATRLVHSGSGRRSPALGSELTFATRTGSRQGVEMHVFRVETHRDLSCWTRVLVQGCHAAAELIQEVSVGCSLGGQGVQLSIHYEGGFTISREEPGGSVLFRYPYERLKMSADDGIRTLYLDFGGPEGELALDLHSCPKPIVFILHTFLSAKVTRMGLLA; translated from the exons ATGGCCGTGTGGACCCGGGCTTGTAAAACGGGCTTGTTAGAGTTGTTGTTACGGGATCGTTGGGTCCGGGTAGGAGCGGAACTGAACGGGGAGACGTTGAGTTTAACGGCGGAACCGGGTGGAGGAGAAACGGCAGCGGTGAACGGCGTGGTTAACGGCAacggggaggcggcggcggcgaccGGTTGCGTGCGGAGGGTGCGGGTGGTGAAAGCGGAGGCGGGAGGACTCGGGATCAGCATCAAAGGAGGTCGGGAGAATCGGATGCCGGTGCTTATCTCGCGGATATTCCCGGGGTTGGCGGCGGAACGGAGCGGAGCTCTCCGGTTAGGCGACGCCATCCTCGCCGTTAACGGTGTCGATCTCCGCGATGCCACCCACGATCAAGCCGTTCAAGCGCTGAAGAGAGCCGGGAGGGAAGTCATCCTCGAAG tGAAGTTCATGCGGGAGGTGACCCCCTACATCAAGAAGCCGTCGCTGGTGTCGGACCTGCCGTGGGAGGGGGCCGCCCCGCAGTCACCCAGCCTCAGCGGCAGCGAGGACTCGGgctccccccagcaccagggCCCCCGCGACCGCAAGGTGATCCCCCTCAAGATGTGCTTCGCCGCCAGGAACCTCAGCATGCCCGACCTGGAGAACCG GCTGATCGAGCTGCACTCGCCGGACAGCAGGAACACGCTGATCCTGCGCTGCAAGGACACGGCCACGGCCCACGCCTGGTTCACGGCCCTGCACGCCAACATCGCCGCCCTGCTCCCGCAGGTGCTGGCTGAGCTCAACGCCGCGCTGGGCACCGGCGGCGCCGCGGCCGGCGGCAGGGAGGTGAAGCACATCGCCTGGCTGGCCGAGCAG GCGCGCCTGGACGGAGGGCGGCAGCAGTGGCGGCCGGTCCTCATGGCAGTGACGGAGAAGGACCTGCTGCTGTATGACGGCATGCCCTGGACCCGCGATGCCTGGGCCTCCCCGTGCCACAGCTACCCGCTGGTGGCCACCAG gctggTCCACTCGGGCTCGGGCCGCCGCTCGCCCGCCCTGGGCTCGGAGCTCACCTTTGCCACCCGCACGGGCTCGCGCCAGGGCGTGGAGATGCACGTCTTCCGCGTGGAGACCCACCGGGACCTCTCCTGCTGGACCCGCGTCCTCGTGCAGGGCTGCCACGCCGCCGCCGAGCTCATCCAGGAGGTGTCTGTGG GCTGCTCgctgggggggcagggggtgcagCTCTCCATCCACTACGAGGGCGGCTTCACCATCAGCCGCGAGGAGCCGGGCGGCAGCGTCCTCTTCCGCTACCCCTACGAGAGGCTGAAGATGTCGGCAGACGACGGCATCAGGACCCTCTACCTGGACTTCGGGGGCCCCGAGGGGGAGCTG GCGCTGGACCTGCACTCCTGCCCCAAGCCCATCGTCTTCATCCTGCACACCTTCCTCTCGGCCAAAGTGACCCGCATGGGGCTGCTGGCGtag
- the SNTB2 gene encoding beta-2-syntrophin isoform X1: MAVWTRACKTGLLELLLRDRWVRVGAELNGETLSLTAEPGGGETAAVNGVVNGNGEAAAATGCVRRVRVVKAEAGGLGISIKGGRENRMPVLISRIFPGLAAERSGALRLGDAILAVNGVDLRDATHDQAVQALKRAGREVILEVKFMREVTPYIKKPSLVSDLPWEGAAPQSPSLSGSEDSGSPQHQGPRDRKVIPLKMCFAARNLSMPDLENRLIELHSPDSRNTLILRCKDTATAHAWFTALHANIAALLPQVLAELNAALGTGGAAAGGREVKHIAWLAEQARLDGGRQQWRPVLMAVTEKDLLLYDGMPWTRDAWASPCHSYPLVATRLVHSGSGRRSPALGSELTFATRTGSRQGVEMHVFRVETHRDLSCWTRVLVQGCHAAAELIQEVSVGAGPALLPQAHRLHPAHLPLGQSDPHGAAGVGGPGPPP, translated from the exons ATGGCCGTGTGGACCCGGGCTTGTAAAACGGGCTTGTTAGAGTTGTTGTTACGGGATCGTTGGGTCCGGGTAGGAGCGGAACTGAACGGGGAGACGTTGAGTTTAACGGCGGAACCGGGTGGAGGAGAAACGGCAGCGGTGAACGGCGTGGTTAACGGCAacggggaggcggcggcggcgaccGGTTGCGTGCGGAGGGTGCGGGTGGTGAAAGCGGAGGCGGGAGGACTCGGGATCAGCATCAAAGGAGGTCGGGAGAATCGGATGCCGGTGCTTATCTCGCGGATATTCCCGGGGTTGGCGGCGGAACGGAGCGGAGCTCTCCGGTTAGGCGACGCCATCCTCGCCGTTAACGGTGTCGATCTCCGCGATGCCACCCACGATCAAGCCGTTCAAGCGCTGAAGAGAGCCGGGAGGGAAGTCATCCTCGAAG tGAAGTTCATGCGGGAGGTGACCCCCTACATCAAGAAGCCGTCGCTGGTGTCGGACCTGCCGTGGGAGGGGGCCGCCCCGCAGTCACCCAGCCTCAGCGGCAGCGAGGACTCGGgctccccccagcaccagggCCCCCGCGACCGCAAGGTGATCCCCCTCAAGATGTGCTTCGCCGCCAGGAACCTCAGCATGCCCGACCTGGAGAACCG GCTGATCGAGCTGCACTCGCCGGACAGCAGGAACACGCTGATCCTGCGCTGCAAGGACACGGCCACGGCCCACGCCTGGTTCACGGCCCTGCACGCCAACATCGCCGCCCTGCTCCCGCAGGTGCTGGCTGAGCTCAACGCCGCGCTGGGCACCGGCGGCGCCGCGGCCGGCGGCAGGGAGGTGAAGCACATCGCCTGGCTGGCCGAGCAG GCGCGCCTGGACGGAGGGCGGCAGCAGTGGCGGCCGGTCCTCATGGCAGTGACGGAGAAGGACCTGCTGCTGTATGACGGCATGCCCTGGACCCGCGATGCCTGGGCCTCCCCGTGCCACAGCTACCCGCTGGTGGCCACCAG gctggTCCACTCGGGCTCGGGCCGCCGCTCGCCCGCCCTGGGCTCGGAGCTCACCTTTGCCACCCGCACGGGCTCGCGCCAGGGCGTGGAGATGCACGTCTTCCGCGTGGAGACCCACCGGGACCTCTCCTGCTGGACCCGCGTCCTCGTGCAGGGCTGCCACGCCGCCGCCGAGCTCATCCAGGAGGTGTCTGTGG GCGCTGGACCTGCACTCCTGCCCCAAGCCCATCGTCTTCATCCTGCACACCTTCCTCTCGGCCAAAGTGACCCGCATGGGGCTGCTGGCGtaggcggccccggcccccccccctAA
- the VPS4A gene encoding vacuolar protein sorting-associated protein 4A yields MTTSTLQKAIDLVTKATEEDKAKNYEEALRLYQHAVEYFLHAIKYEAHSDKAKESIRAKCVQYLDRAEKLKEYLRSKDRQGKKPVKESQNDNKGSDSDSEGENPEKKKLQEQLMGAIMMEKPNVRWSDVAGLEGAKEALKEAVILPIKFPHLFTGKRTPWRGILLFGPPGTGKSYLAKAVATEANNSTFFSVSSSDLMSKWLGESEKLVKNLFELARQHKPSIIFIDEVDSLCGSRNENESEAARRIKTEFLVQMQGVGNSSDGILVLGATNIPWVLDSAIRRRFEKRIYIPLPEEAARAQMFKLHLGNTPHCLTEANVQELARKTDGYSGADISIIVRDALMQPVRKVQSATHFKKVRGPSRTNPGTFVDDLLTPCSPGDPGATAMTWMEVPSDKLMEPIVCMSDMLRSLATTRPTVNAEDLLKVKKFTEDFGQEG; encoded by the exons ATGACAACGTCCACCCTGCAG AAGGCCATCGACCTGGTCACCAAAGCCACCGAGGAGGACAAGGCCAAGAACTACGAGGAGGCGCTGCGGCTGTACCAGCACGCCGTGGAGTACTTCCTGCACGCCATCAAAT ATGAGGCTCACAGCGACAAGGCGAAGGAGAGCATCCGCGCCAAGTGCGTGCAGTACCTGGACCGGGCGGAGAAGCTGAAGGAGTACCTGCGCAGCAAGGACAGGCAGGGCAAGAAGCCGGTCAAAGAGTCCCAGAATGACAACAAGGG gaGCGACAGTGACAGCGAGGGCGAGAACCCCGAGAAGAagaagctgcaggagcagctgatGG GTGCCATCATGATGGAGAAGCCCAACGTGCGATGGAGCGACGTGGCCGGCCTGGAGGGGGCCAAGGAGGCCCTGAAGGAAGCCGTGATCCTGCCCATCAAGTTCCCGCACTTGTTTACCG GGAAGCGCACGCCTTGGCGAGGGATCCTGCTCTTCGGGCCCCCTGGCACTGGCAAGTCCTACTTGGCCAAGGCCGTGGCCACCGAGGCCAACAACTCCACCTTCTTCTCCGTGTCGTCCTCCGACCTGATGTCCAAGTGGCTGGGAGAGAGCGAGAA GCTGGTGAAGAACCTCTTTGAGCTCGCGAGGCAGCACAAGCCCTCCATCATCTTCATCGACGAGGTGGACTCGCTGTGCGGCTCCCGCAACGAGAACGAGAGCGAGGCGGCGCGGCGCATCAAGACCGAGTTCCTGGTGCAGATGCAAG GTGTGGGGAACAGCAGCGACGGGATCCTGGTGCTGGGTGCCACCAACATCCCCTGGGTGCTGGACTCGGCCATCAGGAGAAG GTTCGAGAAGCGCATCTACATCCCGCTGCCCGAGGAGGCGGCGCGGGCGCAGATGTTCAAGCTGCACCTGGGGAACACGCCGCATTGCCTGACCGAGGCCAACGTCCAGGAGCTGGCCCGCAAGACCGACGGCTACTCGGGGGCCGACATCAGCATCATCGTGCGGGACGCCCTCATGCAGCCCGTGCGCAAGGTGCAGTCGGCCACCCACTTCAAGAAG GTCCGCGGCCCCTCCCGCACCAACCCCGGCACCTTCGTGGACGACCTGCTGACACCGTGCTCGCCCGGCGACCCCGGCGCCACCGCCATGACCTGGATGGAGGTGCCCAGCGACAAGCTGATGGAGCCCATCGTCTGCATG TCGGACATGCTGCGCTCGCTGGCCACCACCCGCCCCACCGTCAACGCCGAGGATCTGCTCAAGGTGAAGAAGTTCACGGAGGACTTTGGCCAGGAAGGTTAA
- the COG8 gene encoding conserved oligomeric Golgi complex subunit 8 isoform X2, giving the protein MAAEEARLLAWLRGPAAAAGPGGPELAAYVAELAALGLAELGREPARLAAERAQVGAETRRLAFEHYRAFIRSAECTGRAGRGFGGIESRLGSLLERLPALQDACRNFMRDAEEIACSRRMNSLTLNRHTEILEILEIPQLMDTCVRNGYYEEALELAAYVRRLERKHSSIPVIQGIVDEVRQSAQLMLNQLIQQLRTNVQLPACLRVIGYLRRMDVFTEAELRVKFLQARDAWLRSIQAAIPDDDPYFHITKTVEACRVHLFDVVTQYRAIFSDEEPLLPAEGQALNEGAIFHGWVLQKVSEFLRTLERDLRRGVGARLDSLLGQCMYFGLSFSRVGADFRGQLAPLFQRVAAAAFGKAVEEAVEKFREEMNSYTLISAPAVLGGSAGVPVPVAQPGTLQPPMVLLDFPPLACFLNGLLVAFNDLRLCCPIALAQDVTACLEDALGEVTKTILAFHRAEEAAFSGREQELFAQFCVAFLDDLLPYLNRCLQVLFPPAQIAQALGVPPMQLQRFGRLGCIDVVALREPLAFLLPEEPTPESPPPLPVPPLRQPRVDECGEPVSWEATGWAARIVQHEMDHLAGILYIDRMDTRTFTNVAWMELLD; this is encoded by the exons ATGGCGGCGGAGGAGGCCCGGCTGCTGGCCTGGCTgcgcggcccggcggcggcggcggggcccggcggcccCGAGCTCGCCGCCTACGTGGCGGAGCTGGCGGCGCTGGGGCTGGCGGAGCTGGGCCGGGAGCCGGCGCGGCTGGCGGCGGAGCGGGCGCAGGTCGGGGCGGAGACGCGCCGCTTGGCCTTCGAGCACTACCGGGCCTTCATCCGCTCCGCCGAGTGCACCGGCCGCGCCGGCCGCGGCTTCGGCGGCATCGAGAGCCGCCTCGGCAGCCTGCTGGAGCGCCTGCCGGCCCTTCAGGATGCCTGCCG GAACTTCATGCGCGACGCCGAGGAGATCGCGTGCAGCCGGCGCATGAACAGCCTGACGCTGAACCGGCACACGGAGATCCTGGAGATCCTGGAGATCCCGCAGCTCATGGACACCTGCGTCCGCAACGGCTACTACGAGGAGGCGCTGGAGCTGGCTGCCTACGTGCGCCGGCTGGAGCGGAAGCACAGCAGCATCCCCGTGATCCAG GGCATCGTGGACGAGGTGCGCCAGTCCGCCCAGCTGATGCTGAACCAGCTCATCCAGCAGCTCCGCACCAACGTCCAGCTGCCGGCCTGCCTGCGCGTCATCGGCTACCTGCGGCGCATGGACGTCTTCACAGAGGCCGAGCTGCGCGTCAAGTTCCTGCAGGCGCGGGACGCCTGGCTGCGCTCCATCCAGGCCGCCATCCCCGACGACGACCCCTACTTCCACATCACCAAGACCGTCGAGGCCTGCCGCGTCCACCTCTTCGACGTCGTCACCCAGTACCGCGCCATCTTCTCTGACGAGGAGCCGCTCCTGCCCGCCGAGGGGCAGGCCCTCAACGAGGGGGCCATCTTCCACGGCTGGGTGCTGCAGAAGGTCTCCGAGTTCCTGCGGACGCTGGAGCGCGACCTGCGGCGCGGGGTGGGCGCCCGCCTGGACTCGCTGCTGGGGCAGTGCATGTACTTCGGCCTCTCCTTCAGCAGGGTGGGGGCCGATTTCCGCGGGCAGCTGGCCCCCCTCTTCCAGCgcgtggctgctgctgcttttgggaAGGCGGTGGAGGAGGCGGTGGAGAAGTTCCGGGAGGAGATGAATTCCTACACGCTCATCTCCGCCCCGGCCGTCCTGGGTGGCAGCGCGGGGGTGCCGGTACCCGTGGCCCAGCCGGGGACGCTGCAGCCGCCCATGGTGCTGCTGGACTTCCCGCCCCTCGCCTGCTTCCTCAACGGCCTCCTCGTCGCCTTCAACGACCTGCGGCTCTGCTGCCCCATCGCCCTGGCCCAGGACGTCACCGCCTGCCTGGAGGACGCGCTGGGCGAG GTGACTAAAACCATCCTGGCCTTCCATCGGGCGGAGGAAGCGGCTTTCAGCGGGCGGGAACAGGAGCTCTTTGCCCAGTTCTGCGTCGCTTTCCTGGATGACCTGCTGCCCTACCTCAACCGCTGCCTCCAGGTCCTCTTTCCCCCAGCACAGATCGCGCAGGCGCTGG GCGTCCCCCCCATGCAGCTGCAGCGCTTCGGCCGCCTGGGCTGCATCGACGTGGTCGCCCTCAGGGAGCCGCTGGCTTTCCTTCTGCCCGAGGAGCCCACCCCGGAGAGCCCCCCGC CCCTTCCCGTTCCGCCTCTTCGTCAACCCC GCGTGGACGAGTGCGGGGAGCCGGTGAGCTGGGAGGCGACGGGCTGGGCCGCCCGCATCGTCCAGCACGAGATGGACCACCTGGCCGGGATCCTCTACATCGACCGCATGGACACTCGCACCTTCACCAACGTCGCCTGGATGGAGCTCCTGGACTGA
- the COG8 gene encoding conserved oligomeric Golgi complex subunit 8 isoform X1 has product MAAEEARLLAWLRGPAAAAGPGGPELAAYVAELAALGLAELGREPARLAAERAQVGAETRRLAFEHYRAFIRSAECTGRAGRGFGGIESRLGSLLERLPALQDACRNFMRDAEEIACSRRMNSLTLNRHTEILEILEIPQLMDTCVRNGYYEEALELAAYVRRLERKHSSIPVIQGIVDEVRQSAQLMLNQLIQQLRTNVQLPACLRVIGYLRRMDVFTEAELRVKFLQARDAWLRSIQAAIPDDDPYFHITKTVEACRVHLFDVVTQYRAIFSDEEPLLPAEGQALNEGAIFHGWVLQKVSEFLRTLERDLRRGVGARLDSLLGQCMYFGLSFSRVGADFRGQLAPLFQRVAAAAFGKAVEEAVEKFREEMNSYTLISAPAVLGGSAGVPVPVAQPGTLQPPMVLLDFPPLACFLNGLLVAFNDLRLCCPIALAQDVTACLEDALGEVTKTILAFHRAEEAAFSGREQELFAQFCVAFLDDLLPYLNRCLQVLFPPAQIAQALGVPPMQLQRFGRLGCIDVVALREPLAFLLPEEPTPESPPRPEGGEEAVPGDPLPAQAEETPAGGASLPDIPVATG; this is encoded by the exons ATGGCGGCGGAGGAGGCCCGGCTGCTGGCCTGGCTgcgcggcccggcggcggcggcggggcccggcggcccCGAGCTCGCCGCCTACGTGGCGGAGCTGGCGGCGCTGGGGCTGGCGGAGCTGGGCCGGGAGCCGGCGCGGCTGGCGGCGGAGCGGGCGCAGGTCGGGGCGGAGACGCGCCGCTTGGCCTTCGAGCACTACCGGGCCTTCATCCGCTCCGCCGAGTGCACCGGCCGCGCCGGCCGCGGCTTCGGCGGCATCGAGAGCCGCCTCGGCAGCCTGCTGGAGCGCCTGCCGGCCCTTCAGGATGCCTGCCG GAACTTCATGCGCGACGCCGAGGAGATCGCGTGCAGCCGGCGCATGAACAGCCTGACGCTGAACCGGCACACGGAGATCCTGGAGATCCTGGAGATCCCGCAGCTCATGGACACCTGCGTCCGCAACGGCTACTACGAGGAGGCGCTGGAGCTGGCTGCCTACGTGCGCCGGCTGGAGCGGAAGCACAGCAGCATCCCCGTGATCCAG GGCATCGTGGACGAGGTGCGCCAGTCCGCCCAGCTGATGCTGAACCAGCTCATCCAGCAGCTCCGCACCAACGTCCAGCTGCCGGCCTGCCTGCGCGTCATCGGCTACCTGCGGCGCATGGACGTCTTCACAGAGGCCGAGCTGCGCGTCAAGTTCCTGCAGGCGCGGGACGCCTGGCTGCGCTCCATCCAGGCCGCCATCCCCGACGACGACCCCTACTTCCACATCACCAAGACCGTCGAGGCCTGCCGCGTCCACCTCTTCGACGTCGTCACCCAGTACCGCGCCATCTTCTCTGACGAGGAGCCGCTCCTGCCCGCCGAGGGGCAGGCCCTCAACGAGGGGGCCATCTTCCACGGCTGGGTGCTGCAGAAGGTCTCCGAGTTCCTGCGGACGCTGGAGCGCGACCTGCGGCGCGGGGTGGGCGCCCGCCTGGACTCGCTGCTGGGGCAGTGCATGTACTTCGGCCTCTCCTTCAGCAGGGTGGGGGCCGATTTCCGCGGGCAGCTGGCCCCCCTCTTCCAGCgcgtggctgctgctgcttttgggaAGGCGGTGGAGGAGGCGGTGGAGAAGTTCCGGGAGGAGATGAATTCCTACACGCTCATCTCCGCCCCGGCCGTCCTGGGTGGCAGCGCGGGGGTGCCGGTACCCGTGGCCCAGCCGGGGACGCTGCAGCCGCCCATGGTGCTGCTGGACTTCCCGCCCCTCGCCTGCTTCCTCAACGGCCTCCTCGTCGCCTTCAACGACCTGCGGCTCTGCTGCCCCATCGCCCTGGCCCAGGACGTCACCGCCTGCCTGGAGGACGCGCTGGGCGAG GTGACTAAAACCATCCTGGCCTTCCATCGGGCGGAGGAAGCGGCTTTCAGCGGGCGGGAACAGGAGCTCTTTGCCCAGTTCTGCGTCGCTTTCCTGGATGACCTGCTGCCCTACCTCAACCGCTGCCTCCAGGTCCTCTTTCCCCCAGCACAGATCGCGCAGGCGCTGG GCGTCCCCCCCATGCAGCTGCAGCGCTTCGGCCGCCTGGGCTGCATCGACGTGGTCGCCCTCAGGGAGCCGCTGGCTTTCCTTCTGCCCGAGGAGCCCACCCCGGAGAGCCCCCCGCGCCCGGAGGGGGGCGAAGAGGCCGTGCCCGGGGACCCCCTGCCCGCACAGGCGGAGGAGACCCCCGCCGGGGGGGCTTCGCTGCCGGACATCCCCGTGGCCACGGGGTAG
- the NIP7 gene encoding 60S ribosome subunit biogenesis protein NIP7 homolog: protein MRPLTEAETRAVFEKLGRYIGENIQLLVDRPDGTYCFRLHRDRVYYLSEKLLKVAASVPRDSLVAPGTCFGKFTKTQKFRLSVTALDFLAPYAKYKVWVKPGSEQSFLYGNHVLKSGLGRITENTAQYQGVVVYSMADVPLGFGVAAKSTQECRKVDPMAIVVFHQADVGEYVRSEDALT from the exons ATGCGGCCGCTGACGGAGGCGGAGACGCGGGCGGTGTTCGAGAAGCTAGGACGATA CATCGGAGAGAACATCCAGCTGCTGGTGGACCGGCCCGATGGCACCTACTGCTTCCGCCTGCACCGCGACCGCGTCTACTACCTgag TGAGAAGCTGCTGAAGGTGGCAGCGAGCGTCCCCCGGGACAGCCTGGTGGCACCGGGCACCTGCTTCGGGAAGTTCACCAAGACGCAGAAGTTCCGGCTCAGCGTCACGGCCCTGGACTTCCTGGCGCCCTACGCCAAG TACAAGGTGTGGGTGAAGCCCGGCTCGGAGCAGTCCTTCCTCTACGGTAACCACGTCCTGAAGTCGGGCCTGGGCCGCATCACGGAGAACACGGCGCAGTACCAGGGCGTGGTGGTGTACTCCATGGCCGACGTCCCGCTG GGCTTCGGGGTGGCTGCCAAGTCCACGCAGGAGTGCCGCAAGGTGGACCCCATGGCCATCGTGGTGTTCCACCAGGCTGACGTTGGGGAGTACGTGCGGAGCGAGGATGCGCTGACCTAA